A DNA window from Drosophila sechellia strain sech25 chromosome X, ASM438219v1, whole genome shotgun sequence contains the following coding sequences:
- the LOC6617509 gene encoding vitellogenin-2, which translates to MNPLRTLCVLACLLAVAVGNPQSGNRSGRRSNSLDNVEQPSNWVNPREVEELPNLKEVSLKKLQEMSLEEGATLLDKLYHLSQFNHVFKPDYTPEPSQIKGYIVGERGQKIEFNLNTLVEKVKRQQKFGDDEVTIFIQGLPETNTQVQKATRKLVQAYQQRYNLQPYATNDYSNEEQSQRSSSEEQQTQRRKQNGEQDDTKTGDLIVIQLGNAIEDFEQYATLNIERMGEIIGNRLVELTNTVNVPQEIIHLIGSGPAAHVAGVAGRQFIRQTGHKLRRITALDPTKIYGKPEERLTGLARGDADFVDAIHTSAYGMGTSQRLANVDFFPNGPSTGVPGADNVVEAAMRATRYFAESVRPGNERNFPSVAASSYQEYKQNKGYGKRGYMGIATDFDLQGDYILQVNSKSPFGRSTPAQKQTGYHQVHQPWRQSTSDQGSRRQ; encoded by the exons ATGAATCCTCTGCGCACCCTTTGCGTTCTGGCCTGCCTTCTGGCGGTCGCCGTGGGTAATCCCCAGTCTGGTAACCGTTCCGGTCGCCGATCCAACTCCCTGGACAATGTGGAGCAGCCCAGCAACTGGGTCAACCCACGGGAAGTCGAGGAGCTGCCCAACCTGAAGGAGGTTAGCCTTAAGAAGCTGCAGGAGATGAGCCTGGAGGAGGGCGCCACGCTGTTGGACAAGCTCT ACCATCTGTCCCAGTTCAACCATGTCTTCAAGCCCGATTACACCCCGGAACCCAGCCAGATCAAGGGCTACATCGTTGGCGAGCGCGGCCAGAAGATCGAGTTCAACCTGAACACTCTGGTTGAGAAGGTTAAGCGCCAGCAGAAATTCGGCGACGATGAGGTCACCATCTTCATCCAGGGCCTGCCCGAGACCAACACCCAAGTGCAGAAGGCTACCAGGAAGCTGGTGCAGGCCTACCAGCAGCGTTACAACCTCCAGCCCTATGCGACCAACGACTACTCCAACGAGGAGCAGAGCCAGAGGAGTTCCAGCGAGGAGCAGCAAACGCAGCGCAGGAAGCAGAACGGCGAGCAGGATGACACCAAGACCGGAGACCTGATTGTGATCCAGTTGGGCAATGCCATCGAGGACTTTGAGCAGTACGCCACCCTGAACATTGAGCGTATGGGCGAGATCATTGGCAACCGTCTGGTTGAGCTGACCAACACCGTGAACGTGCCCCAGGAGATCATCCATCTGATTGGCTCTGGACCCGCTGCCCACGTTGCCGGAGTGGCTGGACGCCAGTTCATCCGCCAGACCGGACACAAGTTGCGCCGCATCACCGCCCTGGACCCCACTAAGATCTACGGCAAGCCCGAGGAGAGGCTGACCGGACTGGCCCGTGGTGATGCTGACTTCGTCGATGCCATCCACACCTCCGCCTACGGCATGGGTACCAGCCAGCGATTGGCCAACGTGGACTTCTTCCCCAACGGACCCTCGACCGGAGTGCCCGGAGCCGATAATGTCGTTGAGGCCGCCATGCGTGCCACCCGCTACTTCGCCGAGTCCGTGCGTCCTGGAAACGAGAGGAACTTCCCCTCCGTGGCCGCCAGCTCGTACCAGGAGTACAAGCAGAACAAGGGCTATGGCAAGCGCGGCTACATGGGCATCGCCACCGATTTCGATCTGCAGGGCGATTACATTCTGCAGGTGAACTCCAAGAGCCCCTTCGGCAGGAGCACTCCCGCCCAGAAACAGACCGGCTACCACCAGGTCCACCAGCCCTGGCGCCAGTCCACCTCCGACCAGGGTTCCCGCCGTCAGTAG
- the LOC6617510 gene encoding vitellogenin-1 — MNPMRVLSLLACLAVAALAKPNGRMDNSVNQALKPSQWLSGSQLEAIPALDDFTIERLENMNLERGAELLQQVYHLSQIHHNVEPNYVPSGIQVYVPKPNGDKIVAPLNEMIQRLKQKQNFGEDEVTIIVTGLPQTTETVKKATRKLVQAYMQRYNQQQQRQQGKNGNQDYQDQSNEQRTNQRTSSEEDSSEEVKNAKTQSGDIIVIDLGSKLNTYERYAMLDIEKTGAKIGKWIVQMVNELDMPFDTIHLIGQNVAAHVAGAAAQEFTRLTGHKLRRVTGLDPSKIVAKSKNTLTGLARGDAEFVDAIHTSVYGMGTPIRSGDVDFYPNGPAAGVPGATNVVEAAMRATRYFAESVRPGNERSFPAVPANSLQQYKQNDGFGKRAYMGIDTAHDLEGDYMLQVNPKSPFGRNAPAQKQSSYHGVHQVWNTNQDSKDYQ, encoded by the exons ATGAACCCCATGAGAGTGCTGAGCCTTCTGGCTTGCCTGGCGGTCGCCGCCTTGGCCAAGCCCAATGGCCGTATGGACAACTCCGTCAACCAGGCCCTGAAGCCGTCGCAGTGGCTCTCCGGATCCCAGCTGGAGGCCATTCCCGCCCTCGACGATTTCACCATTGAGCGTCTGGAGAACATGAACCTGGAGCGTGGCGCCGAGCTGTTGCAGCAAGTCT ACCACCTGTCGCAGATCCACCACAACGTTGAGCCCAACTATGTGCCCAGCGGCATCCAGGTCTATGTGCCCAAGCCCAATGGCGACAAGATCGTTGCTCCCCTGAACGAGATGATCCAGCGCctgaagcagaagcagaactTTGGCGAGGATGAGGTGACCATCATTGTGACCGGACTGCCCCAGACCACCGAGACCGTGAAGAAGGCGACCAGGAAGCTGGTTCAGGCCTACATGCAGCGCTAcaatcagcaacagcagcgccAGCAGGGCAAGAACGGCAACCAGGACTACCAGGATCAGAGCAACGAGCAGAGGACGAACCAGAGGACCAGCAGCGAGGAGGACTCCAGCGAGGAGGTTAAGAACGCCAAGACCCAGAGCGGCGACATCATTGTGATCGATTTGGGCTCCAAGCTGAACACCTATGAGCGTTATGCCATGCTCGACATTGAGAAGACCGGCGCCAAGATCGGCAAGTGGATCGTCCAGATGGTCAACGAGTTGGACATGCCCTTCGATACCATTCACCTGATTGGCCAGAACGTGGCTGCCCATGTTGCCGGTGCCGCTGCCCAGGAATTCACCCGTCTCACCGGACACAAGCTGCGCCGTGTCACCGGTCTGGATCCCTCCAAGATCGTAGCCAAGAGCAAGAACACCCTGACCGGTCTGGCTCGTGGTGATGCTGAATTCGTTGACGCCATCCACACCTCGGTCTACGGCATGGGCACCCCCATCCGTTCCGGCGATGTTGACTTCTATCCCAATGGACCTGCCGCCGGTGTTCCCGGAGCCACCAACGTGGTGGAGGCCGCCATGCGTGCCACCCGCTACTTCGCCGAGTCCGTGCGTCCCGGAAACGAGAGGAGCTTCCCCGCCGTGCCCGCCAACTCCCTGCAGCAGTACAAGCAGAACGATGGATTCGGCAAGCGCGCCTACATGGGCATCGATACCGCTCACGATCTCGAGGGTGACTACATGCTGCAGGTGAACCCCAAGTCTCCTTTCGGCCGCAACGCTCCCGCCCAGAAGCAGAGCAGCTACCACGGTGTCCACCAGGTGTGGAACACCAACCAGGACAGCAAGGACTACCAGTAA